In the Leptotrichia sp. oral taxon 212 genome, one interval contains:
- a CDS encoding sulfurtransferase TusA family protein — protein MIKIDCLGYGCPIPLIKLKAKHSLILEGEKILLVTDHNLAVENIEYYCHLNKFKYSSEEVIEGVWEITISK, from the coding sequence ATGATTAAAATTGATTGTCTGGGATATGGTTGTCCCATTCCCCTGATAAAACTTAAAGCAAAACATTCTCTCATTTTAGAAGGAGAGAAAATTCTTCTTGTTACAGACCATAACCTTGCTGTAGAAAATATCGAGTATTATTGTCACCTTAATAAGTTTAAATATTCCTCGGAAGAAGTCATAGAAGGTGTATGGGAAATCACTATCAGCAAATAA
- a CDS encoding LysR family transcriptional regulator — MINDVYNLFLKVVETGSISKAANELFISQPALSQQLKKLEKEFNAKLFTRSNKGIELTKEGKIVYKYFTMFEECLEEMKGEIEDAKNNVVKIRISAVSTICNYSLPCVVYHLKKHYPNVSVELNSRESSFVIEEELLRERCDIGFITENFNNNETLAGKKIFEEKIVLVASNISGSFPDSIKIKELSKYDLIRMSGENEVVKIVTKFINNFENFKFTYNLESVDAIKSCIINGYGMAFLPYSTIKKELYHKEVKIVDIEKISIIQNISMIKRTSHTGGLKRVISYMEKYIKKIIC, encoded by the coding sequence ATGATAAATGATGTTTATAATTTGTTTTTAAAAGTAGTTGAAACAGGCAGTATTTCAAAGGCTGCAAACGAATTATTCATTTCCCAGCCGGCGTTATCTCAGCAACTGAAGAAATTGGAAAAAGAATTCAATGCAAAGCTGTTTACACGAAGCAACAAAGGCATTGAACTTACAAAAGAAGGAAAAATAGTATATAAATATTTTACAATGTTTGAGGAATGTCTGGAGGAAATGAAGGGAGAAATAGAGGACGCAAAGAACAATGTAGTGAAAATAAGAATATCAGCCGTGTCTACAATATGTAATTATTCCCTTCCGTGCGTCGTTTATCATCTGAAAAAGCACTATCCAAATGTTTCGGTTGAACTGAATAGCAGGGAAAGCAGTTTTGTTATAGAAGAAGAACTTCTGAGGGAAAGATGTGATATAGGATTTATAACGGAAAATTTTAATAATAATGAAACTTTGGCAGGAAAAAAGATATTTGAGGAAAAAATTGTACTTGTTGCTTCAAATATTTCGGGCTCGTTTCCAGATTCAATAAAAATAAAGGAACTTAGTAAATATGATCTTATAAGAATGTCAGGAGAAAATGAAGTTGTAAAAATTGTAACAAAATTTATTAACAATTTTGAAAATTTTAAGTTTACATATAATCTTGAAAGTGTAGATGCAATAAAATCATGCATCATTAATGGATATGGAATGGCATTTTTACCTTATTCTACAATAAAAAAGGAACTTTATCATAAAGAAGTAAAAATTGTGGATATTGAAAAAATATCTATAATTCAGAATATAAGTATGATAAAAAGAACTTCTCATACTGGCGGTTTGAAAAGGGTTATTTCCTATATGGAAAAATACATAAAGAAGATTATTTGCTGA
- the trpS gene encoding tryptophan--tRNA ligase translates to MRSLSGIQPSGILHIGNYFGAIKQFVELQDQYEGFYFLANYHALTSSPNGENLKQNTIEVILDYLALGLDPEKSTLFLQSDVPEHTELAWILANVTPMGLIERAHSYKDKVAKGIKPNMGLFTYPILMAADILMYDPDIVPVGKDQKQHVEITRDIAIKFNETYGKEVFKLPKEKIVESVAVVPGTDGDKMSKSYGNVINMFFSKKELKKQIMSIVTDSTPLEEPKNPDNNITKLYSLFATEAETEELKQKFLAGNFGYGHAKTELLDKFMDYFAPFREKREELVNNMDYVYEILRKGAEKARSIATAKMDEVRSVVGLLDKNY, encoded by the coding sequence ATGAGAAGTTTATCAGGTATTCAGCCTAGCGGTATCCTGCATATAGGAAATTATTTTGGAGCAATAAAACAGTTTGTGGAACTTCAGGATCAGTATGAAGGTTTCTACTTTCTTGCCAATTATCATGCTCTTACATCTTCTCCTAATGGTGAAAATTTAAAACAAAATACAATAGAAGTTATTTTAGACTATCTTGCACTGGGTCTTGATCCGGAAAAATCCACATTGTTCCTACAGTCAGACGTTCCTGAACATACAGAACTGGCATGGATTTTAGCAAATGTTACCCCAATGGGACTGATTGAAAGGGCCCATTCATATAAGGACAAAGTTGCAAAAGGAATTAAGCCTAATATGGGGTTATTCACATATCCTATACTGATGGCTGCAGATATACTTATGTATGATCCTGATATAGTCCCTGTCGGAAAGGATCAGAAGCAGCATGTTGAGATTACAAGGGATATTGCAATAAAATTTAACGAAACATATGGAAAGGAAGTCTTCAAGCTTCCAAAGGAAAAAATTGTGGAAAGCGTTGCCGTAGTTCCTGGGACTGATGGGGATAAAATGAGTAAGTCATATGGAAATGTTATAAATATGTTCTTTTCTAAAAAAGAACTTAAAAAACAGATTATGAGCATCGTCACTGATTCTACTCCTCTTGAAGAGCCTAAGAATCCTGACAATAATATTACAAAACTGTATTCTCTTTTTGCTACTGAGGCTGAAACTGAAGAACTGAAACAGAAATTCCTGGCTGGAAACTTTGGTTACGGGCATGCAAAAACTGAGTTACTGGATAAATTTATGGATTATTTTGCTCCATTCAGGGAAAAACGTGAAGAACTTGTAAACAATATGGACTATGTTTATGAAATCCTACGGAAAGGTGCTGAAAAAGCCC